Genomic segment of Sebastes umbrosus isolate fSebUmb1 chromosome 22, fSebUmb1.pri, whole genome shotgun sequence:
GAAGGGTTGCCCAGCGTGTGGAGTCTGAAGGACGAGCCCGTGATGGCCTGCAGCTCTGTGCCTTTGTCCAGTCGCAGGAGGCCGGACACCTGGCAGGGCTTCAGGAAGTGGAAAGGGTGCGGCCCGGCGGACGGGGTCGTCCCGTATCCCTCCATGCATTGCAGCTTCTGAGGCCTCTGGCCGCTGGTCACCACATCCAGCTTCACATACTGAGACTGCTGCTCGTTGAACAACACCTGAGGAGACAGAGAAGATGACCATCTTATCAAGAGCAGGAGACACGAGGAACTTCTCAACTATTCCAATGAAAACTAACCAGACTGCCTCAGCATTTCCATGGCCCCGCTATCGtaactctttctttcttttctggcGAGATATTCTCCAGACCTCTGTCAACTTGACAAGACCGAGGTCTGGCTACATGAACTTGATATCCACATCTCCAAAAAACATGATACATACCAGTACACTAGACTGATGTTCGTACGAAATAAAGACTGTTTTTTATGAAGCCGCATTAGTTAAGAAAACGTAGAAGTGGCGCTGCGTCCCAAGCCTCTGCTGATTCACAGTTGCAAATATGAATCTAGGGTTTCTTCACCACTTCACCTCAGGAAGAAAGGAAGCCAAATTTAAAAGCAAActcattttaatctatttttttttttcttttgaattatttttaatcaaatttaaaGCTGCGTGTTACTTTAAAAAGACACTTCTGTCACAGCCTGGATCTTaaagcctttacacaccggtagcgtgacaaataaacaacacaaaaataagaaatactCATCTCTGAATATTAcgcatcaaaactattcataccgACAGCGATGCAAAGTTGCgacagttgcaacactttttcaataaaatgtttgaATAGATTTGCACAGGAAGAGGACTAACTACCAGGAGAGCACCCAGAAAGAGACCTAGTGCAGCGTCTGTCTGAGGTTAATTATGGTACAGCCTGAACTAGTGTTCGCTATCTTAGTTTCCTTTTAGCGAAATGTTCTGAATTAATTTTCCTGTTAAACAGTTATGCAGGGTACATGTccaggacttttattgtgaaaggcaagaatggaaggagtgcatttggtctgcgctgcctttgtcatgATTGAAAggattaataaagtttgccgtctttgGTTCAGACTACGAAGCAGTTTTTCAccatgtaatattcacgttttTTGTGAAGGTGctcatgacaaaaaaacaacagtttgaaaaaatatattgatatgtgaattaatcgcatgaaattcggtccgactctaaaatgagttgtgcagctaaaatcgtacagtgtatgcctaGCTGTAGTGTGACAAATGGGGGGTTTGTCTGATCCGTGTTGACACTTGTTAGATGGACAAGGACTTTGACTACATAAAACACGGTCTTTAATTTGCAAAATTATTGTTTCAATTGGGGAATGTCTGATCAAAGACTAAATGCCATATTCGGTACCGTCAGTTTTTGATACTCTCTGCCATGTGGGGAATGTTAGGATGACGAAAGTGGTGCTGGTGTTGTTTGTTAATAAACTACAACTCCCAGCACAAACTCACCTGGCAGAACAGGAAGTAGACGCCCGCTTTCTCCACAGTGAAGGTGCCTTGATCCTTGTTGTACCTCACCGCTTTACTCATATTCAACGTCCTCTCCTCCCAGCCCTTAATCACACCGCCCTCTCCcactgacacagacacacacacacacacacacacacacatccaaggTGAATCATCTCACAGACAAAAAATTTCACAGATTATCTTCCATCCGTCATTTTTACGACTCTTACCTTGCTGAGAGGAGACTTTGGTTACTGTTGGAAAGTAAAAGAGACgttgaaagaggagagaaaagggaaaGTCAATTAAGATTTTATGAGTGCAATCGTATAGGGGTATATGATTGAAACCACTTCAGCAGATGCTACACGAGACGGCTATAAGGGATCTGCCAAGCCACTTACTCTCGAAATGAGACGCCGCTTTCTTTCCATTTCCATTCCTCCCTCGCAGCGCCCCCCCTTTCGGAAAGGCaaggagagacagaatatgaatggCAGAGAAAATAACGTCTGTGGTTTTTTGATAAAACAATCATTCCCATCTGTATCTGTCTAATAACACGGTGTGTTAATTTGCAGCCATTTAGATTCAACCTTTTTTTAACGCGGCTAGCAGAtggacaaaggatttcctgtCACATGCTTCGATATATTTCCTCAAACTGTTATTTTCAGGCAGAAGCGTgtgcctcttttctttttttttttttgcctgtggGGGCTAATCTTAGTGCCAGCTGGTCGCAGTCATCTAGAAAATACAGAGAAAGATGGAGTGAAGGAGGATGGAGagctgtgtgtgtagggggggcAGACAAAGACGAGATAGACAGGGGAAAAGTGAAAGCATTAAATGTAGCCTGAGAGACAAAACACTAAATAAGAGAAATGAAGTGCCGGAAAAAGGAGAGTCAAAAAGGTCTTTGGCTGCTCCGTGACCCAAAAGAGTCGATTAAGAACAGAGTGAAGCAACAGCTATGAGCCTCCGGCCCCTGCTCggataaatacaataaataaaacacaacactaAAAGGCCAGAGCTGCAGAATGCCTGCTCTTGTTACACACTAAAGGTTTATTTTAGCTTCGCAATCTGGCCTAAGGGGAGTGATTTCAAACGCAGATACAGCTccaatactgtatatgaacTGAGAAATACATACTTTATGTTTCGAGACGGAGCAGCCAAACACCGGGGCCCCCCGCCACCATCATACAGGAATATTAAGCCCCTGCTAAAATAACTCACAGGTGGGTGACCCTGTAGATTTAGGATTTGCTATGGGCGAGCGTAAAGCCCTCAGGCTGGCCAGCGTTTCCTGACTTAAGCTGTCAGTCATCAGGAGAGAACATAACAGCAGTGTGCCGCTGCATCGCGGTGGTCAACTTTCCACAAACtggaaaaagctgttttttattCCCATCGATAGCCATGAATTTCTGAACACCGTTTTAATGCGTTTTGGAAGACAAAGTCAGATATCAGTTACTAAAGAAAAAAGTGAATATCTGCTGGATATCAATAGAGATACTTTGGCGGGACATGCAGCTCACTAAATGAATCCTTTTGTTAAATTTGGAACCCAGCATAGAAGCGTCTGAGGGTTCACTCTCGGACAAAGAGTGAACAATCAAGCAATCCCGTGACGGTGACGCAAACAGAGGCTATAAATACTGCAATGATAGGTCATCAAATATCACCGCTTTCACAACAAATCATAGCTGTGTCAGTCGTGTGCTCAAGAGGGAGTGGGGGGGGaagaaaaaatcaatttcattgCCCAAAAGCGTGCAACAAGGCCTTGCTCCCTCGCCAGCTGGTTTTCTGGGCTCCGGGGCCGCTCTGGTCAGACCTGTAATTTCTGAAATCCAGCTGCCTACTTTTTCCTGTGTCAACTTTTAGCAGCGGGCTGTGCCTGCGGCCCACTAGACCTGACCAAAGTGGCATGTGGGCCAAGACTGGCCAGCGTTTTGTGTTAAATGTCcttcccaaaaaaaacaacagagcacAGTTGGTGAGCATTGTGTCTGTGGTGATTCGGGGCGGCTAAAAAGCACAAAACTTCTAAACGTTGGTGGCGTTgaagtaaaaaagaaagaaatgcagcTGTGGAAGATTTGAAGATTTGCAATACCATCTCTCTTCACTCTCTGCCCCACCAGCAGTTCTCTCTTCTCCAGAATGAGCTGAACAATGGCCTTCCTCTGTGTATTAACCTgttgaaagagagaggagaaaacgCACTATTAACAAACGTCCAATAagtttattatgacttttttctggcACATATCCCACGCAGCCACAGACGGCCTCTtcccagccagccagccacatAAACAGGCTCGTCTCTTCCAGTATCCTGCCCCTGCTGCCATGCTAGCTTTAGAATAGGTCTACCACTTCCTCAGAGGCTGGTTGCGACACCTAATGCGTGTTTTTAGTGCTTTGCATTCCTCACATCTTTACTCAGAAAGAAATTTTGTCAAGCCAGCAGAGTTTTAAATCCTTGGCTGGGGGCCCGCTGAATGACCGGAGGAGGCCTATACGTAGAGGAATAGGGGCTCAGAGAAAGTCCAAATTTACTGCTACTGTGGAaatagaggcagagagagagttgCTCTCCGCTCTCCAGACGTTCACTCGCTGGCTCTCATCAGGAGTTGGCCAACGGTCAAATGGACAGAACGGGGCCCCTTGGGAAAGGCTCCAGCATCAACACTCCACGTGTCCAATTTTggggtatttgtgtgtgtgtgtgtgtgtgtgtgtgtgtgtgtgtgtgtgcgtgtgtgtgtgttcaggtctgTCAACATGATCCACAGCCAACCTGTCCTCCTGATCTCAAATCCAGTGCAACCTGGTTTTGTAAATACTGCGAACCAGAAAGAatttccatcatcagctcctttttggctgctttttttttttttagagaattAACTTGTGATGCAACCTCGTGCTGGagtcttttaacatttttactgcaagtGCAAGAAGGTTCAAAACTGCACCGAAGGATGAGATCGCACAGAAATTTGGGGACATATTTTTATGCATGAGAAAAATGGGCTATGCATGCTTTACACTTGCCACACTTCTCAAAGCCTCTGTTGCAGGGTATACAAAGTGCTCACAGCAGGCCAAATAGCTGAGGCTTTCCAGTAAATTGAGATAAAACCAGAGCACAACTGGCACCAGAGTAATTAAACATGGCGGGGGGAGCACAAAAATAAAGCAGTAACTCCACACAACCTGACTGCACTTATTGGTAAGCAATAAAAGTGCCAAGTAGAGGAATGGTGCAATAGAATAGAGTACGTGCaaagggggagagggagagagagagagagtgagagagagagaaagagagagagagagaaggggggtgAAGTGTGGAATTGCATTTTTCCACATAACCCCCCTCGATGATTCCAGTAACCACagccaaacacaaaaaaaaaagttacataacaaacacttgaatagttGCATGCTTGTAAATATTATCGTTTTTTGGTGGTgcaaatatgcatactattattcACGATTGCATGCATATTAAGGTATGATACAGACCTGCTCCATTCGGTCCTGCAGGATCTTAAAGGACTGAGACAGGTCCCGCGTCTGTCGCCAAGTCCACGCCGTGAAGAGCGCGCTGCATGCGGCCAGAGACAGAGCCACCAGAGCCAGAGAAGCCCAGAAGACCCGCAGCTTGCGCACTCGCCTCCTCTGCAGAATCCGATGCATGTTGGTGTGCAGAGAActgcactgctgctgctactcaCCACCGCTTCAACTTCATTCCAGCAGAGCATGAAGAAGTCCCTCCAAATGCGCTGCTTCTGTCCAAATGTCCATTTTTTTGGCGAGGAATTACGCACGAGTGGGCTGCTTTTTAAACTATCTTTCTTAGTTTAGTTCTCGGTTTAACTGACagatgagtgttttttttaacgcaATAAAACATCCGATCTTTGCTCCACACAGATCAAAGCCACCATCCTCCTCTGCTTGTCTCCAAATATACAAGAAAACTGCAACTGGCGCACATCAACTTGTTGCATCCTTCTCCTTATACGATTCGTTGACTCAGCTCTCTTGTCTTCCCTTTAAACAGCGCAGTGGGGGGTCACCctattagacacacacacacacaaactgagcACACAttgaatccacacacacacattcactcacacacacacacattcagacttGGAGGTGAACTTTAACGCGCGTCCTCTCCAAGCTCTGGTGTTGTGATAGCAGCGTGCGTAAAAACCAACGAGGTGAGCacgagaagaggaaaaagaaaacatccgAGGACGCACCGGTgcttcctctgctcctccagtcACTTTCATCAACTTGCATGCCTTGAAAATATGTGCCAGTCACGCGTGTATAACAGTTCCGTTTGTAACCACACGGTGGCGGTAGTGGATAGGTGATGAACGGTGCAGGATGATGCGTTCACTGTACACTgtttaagaatttcccagtaaaataacagtaaagaactgatggcagcagggttgcctttatgttactgtaaaattaacattattatattgtcgctgaaatttacagctttgtactgttaatgaaaaatacagtttgaactttattaatttcacagtattttacaattaaagatacattatatagctgtttttcacctttcctttacattatcttactgatttgttttaatgcactatttaggttgtattttttacatacattttaataaacattattttttgcctagatgaaaagacttaggaatagtcacactaaatacaattaaaggcacttgttaggaaaaaggctataatagacttgttgacacttttcccaaaaatgtctgtctatagctggctacaagcacagaatgcaaaccataacaacatgtgagtgaagaacaataaagctaattcactgattttacaatcatgtacaatgtacaagcctcacatgtgcagatcaggtccagaattaaaaaaaatactgcatgaaactgttactgatgatactttagacagttgatcagcagtaaaatgctgttttttaagaatgcattatagttcagttacaTTAATCTAGCAGCAAACTATTTTttgctatgtaaatatatagaggagtctacttgagcagagaatgaagtcactctccctctgtgtgtgttgtaattcaagtttctCCTTCCTTTGTTGACAAATCCGGGCCGGTTGCGGGTGTTTTTAGTCGGCGTCGTCACGGAAGTAttgcgcccaccctccggttccccctcaggttaacactcttaactctgtcagcacttttgccgttgtttccactgttaactgtgagccaccggctcagcccctatcttgcatttagcaccttttaagctcatattatatatgtacatattacaattagggctgtcagagttaatgggataataacatgttaacacaaattttgttttaacgcctctaatttctttaacacattaacgcaactttaaagctagagtgaagatactggtatcatatgaaactagaaacctaagggatctattggtaccaaccatggcatactagcttgtcgcgaaggaggctaaataacgctccaaacttatgctaaattttggcgaggaaaatctgacatggccatttttaaaggggtcccttgacctctgacctcaagatatgggaatgaaaatgggttctatgggtccccacgagtctcccctttacagacatgcccactttatgataatcacatgcagtttggggcaagtcatagtcaagtcagcacactgacacactgacagctgttgttgcctgttgggctgcagtttgacatgttatgatttgagcatatgttttgcactaaatgcagtacctgtgagggtttctggacaatatttgtcattgttttgtgtcgctAATTGATTTCTCATGGCATCAAACATTCCGTGAAAAACCTGTGAATCCATTTTTTGGTGATTCATGTTTCAAATGAGGAATGTCATGCTCCGTTCGTGTGTTGAGGGAATTCATTTGATCTCATTAAAACCTTTAAAAACTCAGCGGATGAAGTCTAAAATGCACGATGTTCCTGAACAGTTTACTTTTTTGGATTCACAAAGTTTCCACCCAATTATGACGATCTTTATTTTCAACCATTTCAGAGACAAAATCagatacataaaaaaacatatggcTCTACTGGCAGAAAACATCAATGACTGCACGTAGCATTTGAAAACACAGTATTGAACACATTGGAAATATCTTACCATGTGAAATGGTACACTGCACGTTTAGGCCCTTCCTGACAACGTAACCACCGTGTAGTAATCACATACACACCCTGCACAtttaatcatcttttcttcACTTTTGTATTCAAAGTTGCTCTTTAAAGTCTGATTTACTGCTAAGATTTGACAGGAATCGGGGTTGAACTTTGTTGTACAATCTATAGCATTCTGATGGGAAGATGCAGACAATGAAGGTTATAAATATCTCTTCCTTTGGAGTCTATATTGATTCTTGGGGCAAGCACTCCGTAATAGCCTGACGACGGCacataaaaatgtacttttgtgTGTAGATTTTGCACATTGAAGCAAGCATACATGAGTATTTTACAACCCAATATCCCAAATATGAAACAAATCCAAACTGCATTCTCTACtcaattaaattattttgtaaACAAAGTATGAAATGCAAATTGCAAACGCTACAAAAGGAGCGCCAGTGGTTCTTACTTGTTTAGAGTGacagaaaacaaactaaatataaCCCACAACTCAGACTGTTTTCATTACATTGCTGGAAATGATACAGGaagacctctttttttttttttaaattagactGGATATGAAACAGAAGTGCAGACCAGAATCATGCCCCTTTTCATTTTAGCAGGACAGGTTCAAAGACACGGACTGAGCCCAGTccaagacttttatttttaaattccaCCAGATGGctcgttttttttgtctgattctAGGCTCATGTCTTTGAAACCAGTCCAAagagtttgttgtttttctgcattCCTTTACCTCACAATGTCATCACTTAGCACATACAGTAGCCTACATAGCAtagccctcctgttgtcttcgggtcaaattgacccgaagacaacaggagggttaaacaggccaactgatgataatgaacaaggctattatttgacaataatgttttcttgtctggctattattaataatatgagcatacttttgttaatttttcatgacctaatgttgaatttctgtggatttatccctcctgttgtcttcgggtcaatttgacccgaagacaacaggagggttaaaaagGAAGAAAACGGTGCAAATGCCAACATTGTGCTTCCCCAGCAGCTTTACAGCACTCCTCATCTGGAAGAAGAGGGGAGAGGTGACTGACTCTTTGGTTGCTGTTGTCATAGTTTATAATGAATTTAAAGGGATAAGATGGCAAAAACTCTTTTCCCACATATGATGAAACATACATCTTGGCTTTGCAGTGCATAAGGTTTTTTGtacaaaaagaaatatttaatttctAGATGATGAATTGTGTGTTAAGAAGACTTTCTTTAaaaaccccacacacacacatgcacactcctGTCAGACCTTTCTCGTGCCCATATATTCCACATTTTTTCACAAGAAGAGAGGTTAGATTATCTGATCCATTTAACACCACAATCAAAAGGTGCTCTGGGTCATAACATATcacaaaggaaaaacacaaaacacagatttCAGTGCCTTGGTTATAACTATTTAAATGTATTGCATCGGCCCCATTCCAATACTTAAAACTGCTTCCTTTACTTACTAAATCATAAGCCAATTGACTGTTTGCTAAATCCCTTTGCGAACCGGAACAAGGCACAGCAGGTTGAATCAGTGTGCGTGAGACTGTAGTAAGACCAAAACCTCGTAGATATAGATAGAGTCTGgagtgtctttttgtttttagccgtaccaaaaccaaaaatacgTCCTGCAGAGCTTAACAAACAGTCAATCATTTTAATAATCTGCTTTTTGAGAAATCAGCTAAACGATTGTCACTGTCAAGTT
This window contains:
- the tnfsf12 gene encoding tumor necrosis factor ligand superfamily member 12 — its product is MHRILQRRRVRKLRVFWASLALVALSLAACSALFTAWTWRQTRDLSQSFKILQDRMEQVNTQRKAIVQLILEKRELLVGQRVKRDGGALRGRNGNGKKAASHFEITKVSSQQVGEGGVIKGWEERTLNMSKAVRYNKDQGTFTVEKAGVYFLFCQVLFNEQQSQYVKLDVVTSGQRPQKLQCMEGYGTTPSAGPHPFHFLKPCQVSGLLRLDKGTELQAITGSSFRLHTLGNPSASPHIFSIFKVN